The Paenibacillus spongiae nucleotide sequence ATAATCCATAAGCGATTCGTCCGCTTTCACATAAAGCGTAAATTTGTCCTGATACCGGACCTTCTGAATCATGATATAGCTGTCGATTAAGTGTACAACCTGGCTGATGAGCACTTCGTCTCTGCCCTCGCTCAGACTTAACCGCAAATACTTGGATAGCCCGAATATCATCGTACTGATATCGTCAACTTTATGAATCCGGGCAATCCAATGGACGGAATCAAGGGTATTGTACAGAAAGTGGGCATTAATTTGAGATCCCAGCATCTTCAGCTGAAGATCCCGTTCCAGCAGCTTCTGCACATAGAGTTCATTGATTAATTCCTTAATATGGGCGACCATCTGGTTAAAATGGGTGAACAGATAGCCGAATTCATCCTCGCGCTTATCTTTGATCCGAATGTCGAAATCGCCGTTCCGGGCTTTACGCATCGCATGCGTCATCTTCTGAAGCGGCCGGTGGACGGTAGAAGCAATAATAACCGAGAGTAAAATACCGATGCAGGAGAAAATAATGCCCAACGACAGCATGTACCAACGGATATCCTTCGCTTCCTTCATTAAATCCGTGTTGCGCAGCATGCCGACAAGCCTCCAATGGTTCGTCTCCAGATGGTTGTAGACAACCAGCATCTCTTCCCCGTCTATGGCGTAGCTGAACGTTCCTTGATGTTCCTCTTTAAAGGGAACGCCCAAATTGCCGGATAAGAGAAGTCCATCCTTATCGCCAATGATATTACCTGTATCATCGGTAATGACGTTTATACCCGACCCGTCGTAATCAATTTCCGCCAGAATCTCCTGGACCTCCGCCGGATCGATTTCATATAGCACCACGCCGATGATTTCTCCGCGTCCGTTTAGATTTTTCTGGGTTCGGCCGAAGGTGAATACGGGATCGGAGCCGGGGCCGTTTATTAATGAAGGAACAATGCCGAAATAGACGGGCTTGCCGTCAGCCTTACGAATTTCTTTATACCAGGCCTCCGTGAAATGCCCGTATGCGTAAGGATTATACACCGGGAAGCTTTCCTTGGGAGAATAGCGGTAAGAGAAACCTTTCTCGCTGAGCAAGTAAATATTATTCATATCATTTCTTGAATTCACCAAATTCGATAGAAAGGCGGTATTCGCACTATTATTCTGAATCCGTTCTTTCTCGTCACTGAACTCTCCCATGAGCTGCTTCTGAATCTCCTTATTGCCCACCACAAGAAGGGAGCGATCCTCGTATCCTTCCAGAAGGATATCGAGCCGCTTGCTCATTTGCTGAACATTCTGGAGCGCCATTCCGCCGATCTTGCTCTCCATCATATGAGCGGTTTTGTCATAGGAGAGATATCCCATCACCGTAATAATAACGATCATGCTGGCCACATATAATCCGAACACCTTCATTCCAACCGAATTGAACTTGATTCTTTCGATGAACTGCAATCTCATGATGTCCCTCTCTTCTATGCTCCGTAATTACGATATTGGGCGGGTGTCATCCCCTCCCATTCCTTGAAGGTTTTCACGAAATGCCGAAAATCACGATAACCGACGCGATCTGCGACTTCATATATTTTCAGAGGGGTCTGTTCGAGCAATTCCTTCGCCTTCGAGATTCGAATTCGAATGAGATAGCGGCTGAGTGTTTCGCCAACCTCTTCGTGAAACACCCTGCTGAAATAAGAGGGATTCATATAGATCTTCTCGGCAACGTTATGAAGGCTGATCCCCAGATGATAGTTTTCGTGAATATAACGCAGCGCGGTTTCGATCGTACGTTTATGCGCAAATGAAGGGGCATCGGTATCCTTCATAAGGAAGGTGTTCATAACCACTTTCTTCCAATCACTAACCGAACACCGGTAAAGCTGAAGCTTTCGTTGATGCGTAATGGGAGAGTGCTTGGATTTATCCTTCGCCTGGCACAGCTCCTGCCACTTGGATAGAAGAATGCCGATGTGCATGTTCATCTCGTACCGGACGGCAATCGCCGGCGTTTGCTTGATGAGCTCTTGAAGCAGCCCCGTCTGTTCATCGAGCAATTCGGACAGCCTGCCCGCATCCATCAGCTTCATTGCATGCAGAATCCGGTTCGACAACGCCGAGTCAAGGGAATCCGCTTTGTTAGCCGTAAGGGGAACGCCTGCCGCCAGTTGTTCCATGTATGCAGCTGTACGGTAATCCAGCTGTGACGCAGCGTTAAGCGCAGATTCACTGTCAGCCGAACTGCCGCTCAGCCAAGCCGCATGAACCTGCCCAGGTCCATGAATCAAATAGTTCATACTTATTG carries:
- a CDS encoding cache domain-containing sensor histidine kinase, which encodes MRLQFIERIKFNSVGMKVFGLYVASMIVIITVMGYLSYDKTAHMMESKIGGMALQNVQQMSKRLDILLEGYEDRSLLVVGNKEIQKQLMGEFSDEKERIQNNSANTAFLSNLVNSRNDMNNIYLLSEKGFSYRYSPKESFPVYNPYAYGHFTEAWYKEIRKADGKPVYFGIVPSLINGPGSDPVFTFGRTQKNLNGRGEIIGVVLYEIDPAEVQEILAEIDYDGSGINVITDDTGNIIGDKDGLLLSGNLGVPFKEEHQGTFSYAIDGEEMLVVYNHLETNHWRLVGMLRNTDLMKEAKDIRWYMLSLGIIFSCIGILLSVIIASTVHRPLQKMTHAMRKARNGDFDIRIKDKREDEFGYLFTHFNQMVAHIKELINELYVQKLLERDLQLKMLGSQINAHFLYNTLDSVHWIARIHKVDDISTMIFGLSKYLRLSLSEGRDEVLISQVVHLIDSYIMIQKVRYQDKFTLYVKADESLMDYKVLKFIFQPIVENAIYHGLERKSGKGRLDIAFIREGDCLKFVVTDDGAGIAPDKLAELKYILRGEQPKEESSFALRNINSQIKIAYGAQYGIEIESSYGEGTKVTMTIPLTKRSPAQQVS